The window CACGCCGGTTTCGCGGCTGGCAGACCGGTCACAGCGTCACCTCGCCACAATCGCAATCGCAATCGCAATCGCCCGGCACGACAATGATCCTCACCCCCGGCGTCAACTCCGGCAGCACGGGAATATCCACCGGCTCCAAATCCCGCGGATCCTCCGACTCGGGCCACGGCGTCGACTCGATCATCCGCAGGCGATCGTGATAGTGCCGTTCCAATCGACCCGTCTCGTCGCCATAGAAAGAAAGCGACCCGGACGTCGACACGTGGGGGCTCAGTGCCGGACGAGAAACAGCCTCGCCTCCCACGCTACCGTTCGACGACGCCCGGGCCGCTGGGTCACTGCAGCCACCTCCCAGGAAAACCGCAGCAACTAACACCATTGCCGCGGGAGGCAAGATGTTGTGTTTTTTCTTAGCCGGCCGCTCGAACCGGTTCTCTCGCTTGATCAACTCGATCCGCATGCCATCCGGGCACGCAATGAACAAGTGTGGCGACCCTTGATTGATCTCGACGAGGACATCGTCCCCGATCCGGATTCCATCCCCCTTACGCACCTTCAGGCATTTGCCCATCGCGCTGACTCACGGTTGCGATGAAGCGAATCACCGGCCCCGCGGCCAATACCCGGACCGCGAGACCAAGGATTCAAATCATCAGGTTTCCGAAGGCGACAGCGCACGGCAACCGCCCTCATGGCAACGTCGAACCAGGAAACAATTCCCCAGCCCTAAACGTGCCGAACCCGCGAGAAAGTCAACAGCGAGGAAGACAAAACCCACCCCGCGAACAAGGCACGAAGGGCGAGTGTCACTTTTTCGTGACACAGTGTCAAGAGAGCTTGTCACAAAAAAGTGACACGCTGGACAGAAATTATCAGAGGTCGGAATTGTCGTCAACGACGATCGTTTTCTTGCCGATCGCTCTCAGCGTACGAATATAGTTCTCCAATTGAGGAGATCCCTTGGTGCTTCCGTTTCGGAACTCGCTCATGATTCGGCGGTTCACGCCAGCCCGATTCGCAATCTCAGTCACCGACTCTCCGGTGCTGTCAATGTATGCGTCGAGAAAGCCTTTCAGCTCCTCGAGTTCCGCTTTTGATACAACAGTTGCCACGCTCATGTCCTCACTTTAGTCGGCAGTGGTTTCAACGTCACCTCTAAATCGGTGGGCAATTCAATCTGGAACGTCCAACGCATCAGCGTCTTGGCTCCCTGCTCATGATCTGGAACGTATGAAGTAATGACCCAAACACCATCGATCTTCCGAGCCACGGGAGACTCCGCCCTTGCGGAGTTCATGAGATCAATCAGGTTTTCGTTCCGCTGTCCAAAGTCGTAGCCGTTGCCAAAACCATAGGTGGCCAAATAGAAAACTTCTTCGTCGGAAAGGTCGGTTGAATCCGCGATCACTTCTAGCGTTGCGGCTTCGTTCTTGTGGGGTCGCTCGGGCAACTTCCAGCGGACAGCGGCAGTAACCTTGTCGCGACCAACCAACTCGGTTTCGATCGACGACTCATTCCAGTCGTATCCAAACCCCTTGTTTTCGGCGGCATACCGACATCGGTAAGCGAACAATTCGGTCGGATCCTCGGGTGCATCCAGCGTCCAAGGCTTAGACTCTTCCGGGGCTTCCGATTCAAGAACGGGCGGCTGCAATGCCTCTTGTGCGATTGGCTCAGCACCACAGCCGCAAAACAAGAAGGCGAGAGCGACTACAGGGACCGCGAGCAATTGCATCGCATTCGAACGTAACCCCGTGAATTGCCCGTCCATTTCTGAACCCGCCTTTTTTTCACTTGCAAAGCTGGCAACACGGATTAACGTGTTGCCAGCCCAGAAAAAATAATGCGGCCGAGAGGACTCGAACCTCCACGGGATTAACTCCCACTAGGCCCTCAACCTAGCGCGTCTGCCAGTTCCGCCACGGCCGCGTTGGTTCGTGTGGTGTTTTTCTAATGCAGAAGGCAGAGTTTGCGAAAGTTAGGCCGATTCGTCAACGCCCCTTGCCCGGCACTGGACGACGAATCTTTGAATCAGTTCCGCCGATTTCTTGCCACGGCTCGATTCCACGCCGCTGGCCACATCAACTCGTCTCGCAGTACTGGTCCGGCGGGCCTGGGCCACATTTTCACAGTTCAGCCCGCCTGCCAAGATCCAGTTGGGTCCGTCGTCCTGCTGCGATGTCTCTCCGCTCCAGGTAGCCAGTGACGCCCAGTCGAGTTGTCGACCGCCGCCGCCGTAAGCCGCTCCGGCGTCAGCGTCCAAAAGCCATGTGACTGGGAGCTCCGCCCACGGCCCGATAAACCCCTGGATCTGCGCGGGCGACATCGATGTGGTTGGCAAGCGAATTGCCCGGATTACCGAGATTCCCTTTTTCAATAGGGACTCGGCAAGTGACGGCGTTTCGTCGCCATGGAGCTGAACGGCATCAAGTCCCAGCGATTGAGCGATATCGATGATGGAGCTGGCGGGCTCATTGACGAACAACCCCACGCGGACGAGCCCCTCGGCGGCGGCCCGATCATTGACTACCCGCGCGGTCGCTCCCCGAGGATCGAGGTAACGCACACTGGGGGGGTAGAAATTCAGCCCGATGCAGTCAGCCCCCGCGGCGGCGCAGGCGGCAACATCGCCGGCGGACTGAATTCCGCAAATTTTGATCTCAAAATCAATCATGTTTTCGATAACGTGGCCGCCAAATCTTTTAATCGGACTAGGTTTGCTAATCAGCGGATTCGCCGCTCGCCGATACAATATACCCGTTGCGGAATTTATCGATAGTTTCGTATCGAGAAGCGACCGATCGAACGTCTTGTGGCCCCTCCGTGTTGTCATGGTTTTCAGTTGAAGATGCTCACACGCTCCTATCTGATCGACATCACATTGGTCGGCTTAGCCAGTTTCACACTTCTATGTGTGCTCGGCCAGACGCTGGAACAGGGTTCGAGCGGACCGGCCAATCGACAGGCGTATGCGGTCACCATCACACAACCGAACGGCAAGCGCACGACGTACCGGGTGAACGAAACCAGACAAACGGCTGATCAGCTGCGAGAAGATCTGGTGCAGCAAATGAGTGTTCGACGGACGCCGGATGTCGCCTGGATGCAGTGGTACCGTGAAACCGCCGAGCTCTACGCGGCCGACTGCACGTCGCAAGGGCAGTCCGTAGTGGCTCGAGATTCTGCGTCCGAAACTGTCTTTCGCACCGTCTCGACAGGGCTTCAAAAATCGACAGGGCATCAAGAAACCGACCTCCAATCCAGCAACGGCAATCCCGAGGCGGCAACGCCGTTGACCCGCTGGCGAGATTTCTGGATGGATCGTCAAGCGAAAGCGACCTCTTGGCTAACCGAGTATGAGCAGCAGAACCTGGCCCGGCGTGCGGCGATCAACGCATCGATCCAAATCACCCCCACACGATCCTGGCTACCCTCGCCAACAATGAGTGCGAAGGCGGCGATGATCGCCACTCTGGTGATGCTGCTGGGACTGGTCTGGCGAGCGATTTTTCCGCCACGGTCCTTTTTTCTGTCACGGTCCAGTAGCGGAATGCTGAGCGCGAGTACGAACGAGAACGCTGCGACCGGCAATACTGCGGCGATGTGTTTTCGAGAATCTTGGGTTCGGATGCGGCAGCCTGCCAGTGTGGTCCTGCGTGGGCTAGCGGGCTGGGGGATCGTGCTGTCGAGTTTGGTGGCATGCATTTCGGTCGTGATCCATTCTTTGGTATCCTAAGGGCGAGCGACGTTAGCTGAGGTCTCACGGCCTATCAGGTTCGTCGCTTTCGGGGCCCGATGGGTGAATACAAATCCGAACCGCCCGTGAGTCGTTCACGACGACCTCGTTGGCGCAGCGAGTTCATCAACCAGCAGGGCCCTGACGGTTTTCGGCGCATACGGCCAGCCTCAACGCCACTTCTCGTTTCCAGTTTTCCCTCTCGGCTCCGGGCCATGACCTTCCGCATTGATTTGCCCGCTTACCGAGGTCCGATCGATCTGCTGCTGTATCTGGTCAGGCGGCAAGAATTGTCGTTGTCAGAGATGTCACTGGCGAAAGTCGTGGCTCAGTACGTCGAGTACATGGACCTCCTGCAGGAACTGGACCTGGGCGAGGTCGGTGACTTTCTCGAACTCGCTGCCACGCTGGTGGAGATGAAGAGCCTCGCGGTACTGCCAAAGATCGAGGACGATGAGACCGAGGAAGTGATCGAGGACTCGCACGAAGAACTCGTCCAAAAGTTGCTGGAGTACAAAGAAATACGTGACGCAGCCTCGGTGCTCGACGAGATGTCGACACGCTGGCAGACGCGGTTTGAACGTCTCGCCGATGACTTGCCATCACGGCGAAACGATCCTGCCGACCAACCGATCGTTGAACTCGAGATCTGGGATTTAGTATCCGCCTTCGGCCGCATCATGCGTGAATCGGCGGGACCACCGGCGACAGAGGTGATCTACGACGACACGCCCATCCACGTCTACATGCAGCGAATTCATCATGCGTTGGCCGACCGTGAGCGGGTCGAGTTGATCGACATGATCGAGCCCGGGCAGCACAAATCTGCGTACATCGGGTGGTTCTTGGCGATGCTCGAATTAACCCGTCACCATGGTGCGGCGGTCGCCGAAAACGAAAACGGCGACATCGAAGTCGTACGCACCGAGCACTATCGGGCGGAGCTCAACGTCAATGAAGTCGATAATTACGCTGCCGAAGCGATTGACAAGAGCAACATGCCAATCCGGATGCGATAGCGCTCCCTGGCGGCGTGAGCAGAAAAATGTGTTTTCGACTGCGATCCCACCGAAATACCGGGCGATAACTACCGCAGCTTATCGCGGTCGATGACGGGATTGGCTGCACCTTGGCTGATCAAGAACAGCACACCCTGTTGCGGTTGATTTGCTTTCATCGCATTTTGATTGATCGGAACGCCATAGCAGGCGTAATTGCCAGTGGTGGTGTCGAGCACGTAGATCACCGACCTGCCGATGGGGCGATTGCTCGCCGAGAGAAAATCCGACGTTCCGGTGACCATCATATAACTGCCCCCTTTCGCTTCCATCCCTAACGCGTCAGCGACATTGACGGTGTAGCTGGCCATGAAGCGTCCCACGCGGGGATAGAGCACCGAGCACTGCAGCAACCCTGAATTGTGGTCGAGAACAAACAGCGCTTCGTTGGTGTCCGCCAGTGGGCCCGTGCACATCGAGAATCGTTCACTCGATACCGCCGCAGTCGCGTTGGCAATCGGCAGCCCCTGCCACGCCCCATCCAGCGGTGACGAAGTGCGCGCCGCTTGACGTGCCACACCCGCGAAATAGACCGCTACCAAAATCGCCATGACTGTCGTCGCGAGCAAGGCCGCTGTGATGCACCGCTGGCGGTGCGGTGATCGCCACGCTGCACAACACACGTGAGTTCGAGAATTAGCGATGGAGGTCGTTTCGAGAGGATTATCTTGCATCGCAGAGTCGCTTAAGGGGGGGAGACAAGTGACAGGAGTGCCGCCAGAACGGCAAAAATGACGCGGGTGATCGCCATCTGACTCTATCATTGTACCGATTGCCCGAGAACTTTACGATTGCAGAATCCACTGTTTCCTATCACCCCTCCCTCCCCCAGAGAACTGACATGGCGCTGAATCCTCCCTTGAATCGCAAGCTCCGCATGGGCCTTGTCGGTGGTGGCCCAGGGTCGTTCATAGGCCCGGTTCATGGCATCGCAGCCGAGTTTGATCATCGGTGTACGTTGACGGCGGGAGTATTCTCGAGCGATCCTGAACGGAGCAAGAAGGCCGCACCTAGCTATGGTGTGGACGAGTCCCGCACCTACGGCAACTACGAAGCGATGCTCGATGCCGAAGCCCGTTTGCCCGACGACGAACGCGTCGACTTCATCAGTATCGCGACGCCCAATCACACTCACTACGAAATTGCCAAAGCGGCCGTCGAAGCGGGGTTCAACGTCGTCTGCGACAAACCGATCACGCTCGATTTGGCGCAAGCGGAATCGTTGCTCAAAACCATTGAAAACTCAGACGTTGTGTTCGCCTTAACGCACAACTACACCGGCTACCCCATGATTCGCCAAGCCCGAGAGATGATTCAGGCAGGGGAACTCGGCAAGATCAATGCGATTCGCTGTCAGTACATTCAAGGTTGGCTCGCCGGTACGAGCGAGGATGATGGGGGTCAGCTGTCGGCCTGGAGAACGGATCCAGCCAAGAGCGGGGCGGCAGGAACGTTTGGCGATATCGCCACCCACGCGTTCCAGCTGGGACGGTACGTGACCGGCGAACTGCCCGAATCAGTCAGTTGTCACCTCAAGACGTTTGTACCGGGACGCCGCCTGGATGATTACGGCACTGCGGTGATTCGCTATCAAGATGGGGCCATCGGGGTGCTTACTGCTTCCCAGGTCACCCACGGCCGCGAGAATGATCTCGAGCTGGAAGTCGATGGCACGTTGGCATCACTGAAATGGCGGCAGGAATCGCCCAACGAACTGGTCGTCCGGCGAGCAGGCCAACCGCATCAAATCTACACTCGCAGCCCGGGCACAGGGACGATGACACCGCTCGCGGAGGCGTCAAGCCGATTACCTGCCGGCCATCCCGAGGGTTTTTACGATGCCTTCGCAAACCTCTACAATGCCGTTTTTGATGACATCACGCTGCGTGCCAGCGGCGCGGCGTTCGAGCGGCGAGATACCGTCTACCCCAACGTTTACGACGGCGTCGAGGGGATGCTGTTTATCCAGCAGTGTGTCGCCAGCAGCGAACAAGATGCCGCCTGGATGCCGCTGAACTATGCTGAAGCGCGTCAGTAGCGATGCGGACTAAGTGGCCCTCACAATGAACGAAGTCCCCCAGCCGGTCGTCCAGCACGCGGGAACGCTCTGACGTAACTGGGAAACATTGCCCCGCCCGAGCGAATGGGCCCCGACCGAGCGAATGGGCCCCGACCGAGCGAATGGGCCCCGAGCGAGCGAATAGGCTCTGGACGAGTGAATCCGTCCCGAGCGAGCACACAGGTTACGGGCGGAACAACTGTCCCGTCCTACGATGAATCTCCTAAAATTCCCGCCCGCAGTACTTTCAAATTGCGGGGATTCTGTCCCAAGTCACCTTTGCCGACGCGTGACTGACTGCAGGCGTCGACGCGGGTTCGCGGCAACTCGCCGGTTGCGGGCTGCTGCGGCGTCAACTCCACCCAGATATCGTCTACGAAACGAAAAACGGGCGTCGTGCGGGTGAGATGCAGACGATCTCCAGGTTCGGTCGTCTCGCCTGGAGCCAAATCCCATCCTGGTTGCCCGGCTACCCAGCTCTTGATTTTCTTGATTACGGCTGGGATATCGCCAGCCACCTCGAAGGGTCGCAACAAGGGATCGGGATCGGTTATCGACAACCGGGCGTTGTTGGTGGTCCAATCACGGCTCCAATCGTCGATCATCCAGAACAAGCGTCCGGTGATCGCGACACCGATCGTGATCGCTGCATAGCCCAACATTTTTTTCATTCGCCTCACGGTCACTCCGGTGGACACCATGGATTTGTTTGCACAGCAAGAAGCCGATCATTTGTTTGCCGCTCAGCCGTTGGCGGCAAGAATGCGTCCCCAAACGCTCGATGAGTTTGCGGGTCAGCACCACATCCTTGGTCCCGGCAAATTATTGCAGCGACTGATCGCCAGCGGCCGACTCGGTTCGATCATCCTCCATGGTCCGCCCGGTTGTGGCAAGACGACGCTGGCGAAACTGATCGCTGCGGAAACGGATGCCAAGCTGATTTCGCTCAATGCGATCAACAGTGGCGTCAAAGAGGTTCGCGAGGTGCTGCGGACGGCCGCCGATGAGGTCGCCGCCGGTGGCAAGCGTCCGATCTTATTCATTGACGAGATCCATCGCTTCAATAAATCACAGCAGGATGCCCTGCTAGCCGATGTGGAGGCTGGCGTGATCGCGTTGATCGGAGCAACGACCAGCAATCCGCACTTCGCAATTAACGGGGCATTGATTAGCCGTAGTCAAATCTTTGCGCTCGAACCATTAGCAGCGCAGCAGCTCGCCGAGCTTCTGCGGCGGGCCATCAACGACGTCGATCGCGGCTTGGGTGGGCGGGGGGTGGAAGTGACCGATGACGCAATCGAGTTCCTGGCGACAGCGACTGACGGCGATGCTCGGCGGGCGTTAGCAGCGTTGGAGGTCGCGGTCGAAAGCGTCGTCACTGAGGGAGGACGCGTCAATCGCGAAGTGGCGATGGAATCCTTAACCAACCGCGTGGGCGGTTACGACGGCACCGGCGATGACCACTACGACTTGGCCAGCGCGCTGATCAAGAGCATCCGTGGCAGCGACGTTGACGCTGCGATCTACTGGCTCGCCCGCATGCTCGAAGGCGGCGAGGACATCCGGTTCTTGTGCCGTCGGCTTGTGATTTTGGCCAGTGAGGACGTTGGAAATGCCGATCCCCAGGCATTAGTGATCGCTGTTTCGGCCATGCAGGCGTGCGAGATGATCGGGTTACCTGAGGCGCAACTCACGCTCAGCCAGACAGTCGCGTATCTCTCGCTAGCTCCCAAAAGCAACGCTGCTACCATGGCGATCGGGGCGGCGCGACGCGACGTGCGAGATCAGCAGGTGATCCCCGTTCCCAACATGCTTCGCTGCACGCACTATGCCGGTGCGCAGAAACTTGGTCATGGTGAGGGTTATCAATATGCTCATGACCAAGCCGATGGGATTGCCGACCTGGACTACCTCGGTGTCGACCGGGAATACTACCATCCCGTCGATCGCGGGCACGAAGCGACCCTCCGCGAGCGGCTGGTAACGCTTCGCCGTCGCCTGCGACCGGCATCCCAGGACGCAACATAACCAGTTAACCAGACGAGGCACCGCAGATGCTCATAGCGATAGTCGCATCGACGCCCGAGGGCGTGATTGGACAGGATCAGACGATGCCGTGGCGACTCTCGTCCGATTTGCGGCGATTCAAGCAACTCACGATGGGCGGCACCCTGCTAATGGGCCGCAAGACGTATGATTCGATCGGCAGGCCGCTGCCAGGCCGGCAGACCTGGGTACTGACCCGCAACCCCGCCTGGCAGGTCGATGGCGTGCGGACCATTCATAACGATACCGACGTGATCGCGGCGGCGGCGACCCAGGACATCTTTGTCGTCGGGGGCGGTGAGATCTACCGTCAATGGTTGCCACTTTGCGACGAGATCTGGTGGACGCGTGTCGACGCGACCCTCCATGGAGACACACGGGTTGATCTGCCGTTGGAAGAGTTCCAAATCGTCGAGCAGCAAAGTTTTCCGGTCACGGCGAAAGATGAGTACCCGACCGACTGGCTGCGACTGCAGCGGAGCGGGTCTGGCGGGGGCTAACCGGGGCCCCAGAGACGCACTGAACGCGAATCTGGGAGGTGGCGCAAAAACATTTCCGAGCGGATCGCCGCGTGATTTACGGCATTTCGGAGAGTGCCGCCGAATACTTCCAAAAGAATTCTCGAAAACCTCATCAAAGGCACTTGCGAGGTTCGATGGTAGGTCATATCTTTCCGCCTCCTCGCTGAGCAACACCGCCGAACACGGCAGCGAAGCACTGGCGAGGAGAGGAGAATTTTGGGTTTGCAGTCTTCACTGACTGCCTCCCAAAAAGACTTTTTGAAAAAAACGGCGAACGCCGGTTGACCTTCAAAACAAAGTCTGCAACACTCTGAGACCTGGCAACGAGCGGCCTTCAAGGCCTCAAAGTTGCTTTTGATATTTGACAATTTGGTGATAGAACTTCTGTTGAGTTCAGAACTTTGCGAGGTCGTTTTATCGACTCCATTCGCTCTGGCAAGCAATTGCCACAGAGGATGTTGAGAAGAAAAAAATGGCGAATCGCTGGAGGTTTCTACCGAGGCCTCCGGAGACAGGAACACTTTCGGTTTAACTTTTGATTTCTCCCGGTCAGCTTGCTGACTGGTGANNNNNNNNNNNNNNNNNNNNNNNNNNNNNNNNNNNNNNNNNNNNNNNNNNNNNNNNNNNNNNNNNNNNNNNNNNNNNNNNNNNNNNNNNNNNNNNNNNNNCCTGGAGTTGATGCGATGCCCCGTCGAGCTCGTGGTGAAGTCTTGCATTCGTCCGAAGCCCCAGTGGTCCATTGCATATAGAGATGTGTCCGAGGTGCCTTCCCCTGTGGTGATGATCCGCTGACGGAGAACTCTTACGAACTTCGGCGGGTTTGGTTTCGCGATCGACTGGAGTTCTTGGCCTCGGTTTTTGCCATCGATTGCCTGACTTTTTCGGTGTTGCACCACCACATTCACTTGGTCCTTCGCTGTCGGGCTCGCCAGCGCGCCGGCCGGATGAGCCCGATCGAGATTAATGAACGATCCGATGGGGGTTGGAAACTTACTCCGGCTTGGATACGCGAGTTTTCGGTTGTTAAGTGTTACGAACTCGAATCCAGAACTAGCCGAAATTGGGTGGCCCCTTCTAGCCTGTTAGAGCACGACCCGAAATCAATGGGCCGCCCGCTCGACAAAATCGTTCGAGTTCGCGACGATATTCGGCTTCCTCGATTCTCGAAAGTGATCCATGATTGACCGTATTCTTGTCACTGGCGGTGCCGGTTTTCTCGGTTCCCATCTCTGTGAGCGACTCGTCGAGGACGGCCACGACGTCATCTGTCTGGATAATTTCTTCACCAGTCAGAAAACCAACGTTGCGCACCTGCTCGGTCGCCCGAATTTCGAACTGATCCGCCACGATATCACGCTGCCCATTCATCTCGAAGTCGACAAGATTTACAACTTGGCCTGCCCCGCTGCACCAGGTCACTACCAGTACAATCCGATCAAGACGATTAAAACCAGCGTGCTTGGCTCGATCAACATGCTAGGGGTTGCCAAACGCTGCGGTGCACGGATTCTGCAGGCGAGCACGAGTGAAGTCTACGGCGATCCAGAAGAGCATCCGCAGACCGAATCCTACCGCGGTAATGTCAATCCAATTGGCATCCGGGCCTGCTACGATGAAGGCAAACGTGTCGCCGAGACGCTGTTCATGGACTATCACCGCAGTAACGGTGTCGACACTCGGATCGTGCGGATTTTCAATACCTACGGACCGCGAATGCATCCTTACGACGGGCGCGTCGTGTCGAATTTCATCCGCCAGGCACTCGCAGGAAAAGACATCACCTTGTTCGGCGACGGATCGCAGACACGATCGTTCTGCTACCGTAACGACCTCGTTGAGGCCATCATCCGAATGATGAACCAAGATGACTTCATTGGCCCGGTCAACATCGGTAATCCAGACGAGTTCACCATCCGTGAATTGGCGGAGAAAGTAATCGAGATTTTGGGATCGGCGAGTAAGCTCGTCCTCGCGCCTCTGCCCGAAGACGATCCCACCCGCCGCCGCCCGGATATCACTCTGGCCAAACGGCACTTGGACTGGCAGCCGACCGTGAAACTCGACGACGGCCTGAAGCACACGATTGAGTGGTTTCAATCGATCAACATGGGCGACTATCGCCCACCAACACCGAACTATTCTTAGAACGTATTTCTAAGAAGGCTTTCTGAAACCGTGTTACTGCGCCGCTGGCGACAGCGACTCCAGGTAATCCAGGAGGGAGGCAAACTCGTAAACGGTGAATTCGTTGAGTACGCCGGTGGGCATCACTGAGATATCGGACGTCTTGCGAAAGTCAATTTCCTCCTTCTCAATGGTCGTTTCTTTACCGGTCTGGTCGCGGAGCGTGACCTGCTCACTGCGCTCGTTCGTGACGAATCCAGTGATTACGTCACCGTCGAGCGTGAGAATCGTGTTCGTCACGAATCCCTGCGCGATCGTCTTGCTCGGCTGCACAATTGCAACGGCCAGATCTGGGCGTTTATAGGTTTTCGCAATGCTGCCGAGGAACGGCCCTTTCTGCACCTCGTCCTCCGAAACGGTGTGGCAGGCGACGCAGTTTGCCTTGGTGAACATGTACCGCCCCAGCTCCACATTGCCCTGCATGCTTATCGCTTGTGCGACTGCGTCGTCGATTTTCATCTCATTGATCTTCACCGCATCCTTCGGGATCAGCTCCTGGAGGACAGCGACCTCCTCGGGTGACCAGACGGGCGCGGCCGGCTGGGCTTCGGCATCCATGGTCTCGCCGGGATCAAAAATGCTCTTGTCCAGGTAATAGTGCCGACGGACCAAATCGGCCGCAACGACAGGATCCAGCTCCGGCAAGACAGTCCGCAATACGTTAGCAATTTTCTCCGACTCGCTCCAGGAAACCGGCTCGTAATAGGGCCCTCGAGTGTCGGGTCGGGTCCCCCACGAGTCACCTTTCCAGACAGCTTCCTGGCTGTGCAATCTGCACAACGCCGAGACGATGCCGAGTCTCAACTCGTCGTCGGCATCGGTTAATTTCGCGATCAAACCATCCACAACCTCCTGCGTATGCATCATCGCGAGAGCCCGCAGCAACCCATCGCGTGCGGCGGGACTGCTGCTGGCATCCAACGCATCCAGACAAACCGACGCAGCCCCGCGGGCGGCCAAGCAACGGATCGCAGTGTGCACAACAACAGGATCCTCATGCGTTATTGCTGACACACACTCGTGATCGGTGGCATCGGTTTGCAAGCGTAGTAAAAGATTGCGTGCGGGGGATCGGCCTGCGACGGCACGGGTCAGCAACTGCTCGAAGGCTGGATTGCCGCGTCGCATCAACTCCCGCTGCGCCTCGATACGGCGACGGTAACTGGGTGAATCCATCACCCTAATCAGCTCGTCATCACTCGCGGAGGCGAACTGGGGCATCGGTGGCGGCGTGAAGTCGTCGGGGCGGACACAAACAATGTACCCCACGTCAGGACCGTCCCAATTGAACGTCGCACCTCGCCAACTGGCGCAGTACACCCGGCTGTTCCCATCGACATCTGCATCCGTGGGGCGGGTCAGCTTGATAAACGACTCGGGCGGCGCCGACTCTTGATAGGTCGCCCCGTCGCGCGTGACGGTGTGGCGATAAAGTGATCCCGTCCCCCAGTCCGCTGTGAACGGGGCGTGGTTCCACTTGCCGAAACCTGGCTCATCAATGTACACCGCCCCGCAGCCCGAACCGCCACCGTAATCGGCCAGCGGTTGGACGCATTCATCGTTGAAGTTCTTGTAGAGGCGTGGGTAGCCGTGATTCTCCATCCCGGTGAAATGGTGCAACCGCACGTCCCAACCCCCGCCATCGTTCGTATTGTCTCGCGCAAACATTTCCATGTCGGGGCTGATCGCGACTTCAAGAATATTTCGCGTACCCTCGGAATAGATCTGGAGGTCCGATCCGTCGGGACGAACA of the Allorhodopirellula heiligendammensis genome contains:
- a CDS encoding replication-associated recombination protein A, translated to MDLFAQQEADHLFAAQPLAARMRPQTLDEFAGQHHILGPGKLLQRLIASGRLGSIILHGPPGCGKTTLAKLIAAETDAKLISLNAINSGVKEVREVLRTAADEVAAGGKRPILFIDEIHRFNKSQQDALLADVEAGVIALIGATTSNPHFAINGALISRSQIFALEPLAAQQLAELLRRAINDVDRGLGGRGVEVTDDAIEFLATATDGDARRALAALEVAVESVVTEGGRVNREVAMESLTNRVGGYDGTGDDHYDLASALIKSIRGSDVDAAIYWLARMLEGGEDIRFLCRRLVILASEDVGNADPQALVIAVSAMQACEMIGLPEAQLTLSQTVAYLSLAPKSNAATMAIGAARRDVRDQQVIPVPNMLRCTHYAGAQKLGHGEGYQYAHDQADGIADLDYLGVDREYYHPVDRGHEATLRERLVTLRRRLRPASQDAT
- a CDS encoding Gfo/Idh/MocA family protein; its protein translation is MALNPPLNRKLRMGLVGGGPGSFIGPVHGIAAEFDHRCTLTAGVFSSDPERSKKAAPSYGVDESRTYGNYEAMLDAEARLPDDERVDFISIATPNHTHYEIAKAAVEAGFNVVCDKPITLDLAQAESLLKTIENSDVVFALTHNYTGYPMIRQAREMIQAGELGKINAIRCQYIQGWLAGTSEDDGGQLSAWRTDPAKSGAAGTFGDIATHAFQLGRYVTGELPESVSCHLKTFVPGRRLDDYGTAVIRYQDGAIGVLTASQVTHGRENDLELEVDGTLASLKWRQESPNELVVRRAGQPHQIYTRSPGTGTMTPLAEASSRLPAGHPEGFYDAFANLYNAVFDDITLRASGAAFERRDTVYPNVYDGVEGMLFIQQCVASSEQDAAWMPLNYAEARQ
- a CDS encoding UDP-glucuronic acid decarboxylase family protein; its protein translation is MIDRILVTGGAGFLGSHLCERLVEDGHDVICLDNFFTSQKTNVAHLLGRPNFELIRHDITLPIHLEVDKIYNLACPAAPGHYQYNPIKTIKTSVLGSINMLGVAKRCGARILQASTSEVYGDPEEHPQTESYRGNVNPIGIRACYDEGKRVAETLFMDYHRSNGVDTRIVRIFNTYGPRMHPYDGRVVSNFIRQALAGKDITLFGDGSQTRSFCYRNDLVEAIIRMMNQDDFIGPVNIGNPDEFTIRELAEKVIEILGSASKLVLAPLPEDDPTRRRPDITLAKRHLDWQPTVKLDDGLKHTIEWFQSINMGDYRPPTPNYS
- a CDS encoding dihydrofolate reductase, producing MLIAIVASTPEGVIGQDQTMPWRLSSDLRRFKQLTMGGTLLMGRKTYDSIGRPLPGRQTWVLTRNPAWQVDGVRTIHNDTDVIAAAATQDIFVVGGGEIYRQWLPLCDEIWWTRVDATLHGDTRVDLPLEEFQIVEQQSFPVTAKDEYPTDWLRLQRSGSGGG
- a CDS encoding DUF1499 domain-containing protein; amino-acid sequence: MKKMLGYAAITIGVAITGRLFWMIDDWSRDWTTNNARLSITDPDPLLRPFEVAGDIPAVIKKIKSWVAGQPGWDLAPGETTEPGDRLHLTRTTPVFRFVDDIWVELTPQQPATGELPRTRVDACSQSRVGKGDLGQNPRNLKVLRAGILGDSS
- a CDS encoding segregation and condensation protein A encodes the protein MTFRIDLPAYRGPIDLLLYLVRRQELSLSEMSLAKVVAQYVEYMDLLQELDLGEVGDFLELAATLVEMKSLAVLPKIEDDETEEVIEDSHEELVQKLLEYKEIRDAASVLDEMSTRWQTRFERLADDLPSRRNDPADQPIVELEIWDLVSAFGRIMRESAGPPATEVIYDDTPIHVYMQRIHHALADRERVELIDMIEPGQHKSAYIGWFLAMLELTRHHGAAVAENENGDIEVVRTEHYRAELNVNEVDNYAAEAIDKSNMPIRMR
- a CDS encoding phosphoribosylanthranilate isomerase, with translation MIDFEIKICGIQSAGDVAACAAAGADCIGLNFYPPSVRYLDPRGATARVVNDRAAAEGLVRVGLFVNEPASSIIDIAQSLGLDAVQLHGDETPSLAESLLKKGISVIRAIRLPTTSMSPAQIQGFIGPWAELPVTWLLDADAGAAYGGGGRQLDWASLATWSGETSQQDDGPNWILAGGLNCENVAQARRTSTARRVDVASGVESSRGKKSAELIQRFVVQCRARGVDESA